Proteins from a genomic interval of Schistocerca cancellata isolate TAMUIC-IGC-003103 chromosome 8, iqSchCanc2.1, whole genome shotgun sequence:
- the LOC126094727 gene encoding exosome complex component RRP43-like isoform X4, with translation MAAQYKTIHPVKYLRDYLELVAPKTEEPESGFIVPNVTLPPLCSPKFRPGPPSALAQTLTHLVASIVMNSQCLKLQDLCITPEHLVWVLHCDMVCLDHDGALLDACLTALLAALKTISLPTVEYNADEDKKTVNLRKRTPLIIDNIPVATTFAIIDNDIVIADPTNEEESMASGVLSIVIQGDQLSSVHKPGGTPLLEMQLQNCISAAKERSQLVNNLICAAVGQ, from the exons GAACTGGTAGCACCAAAGACGGAAGAACCTGAGAGTGGTTTCATTGTACCAAATGTAACGCTCCCACCTCTGTGCTCCCCAAAATTTCGCCCAGGACCACCAAGTGCACTTGCACAGACTCTGACACACCTTGTTGCAAGTATTGTGATGAACTCACAGTGTCTCAAGCTACAGGATCTCTGCATTACTCCAGAACATCTAGTCTGGGTATTACATTGTGATATGGTATGTCTTGATCATGATGGAGCGTTACTGGATGCTTGTCTTACAGCACTACTTGCTGCCCTAAAAACAA tttctctgcCTACTGTTGAATATAACGCAGATGAGGATAAAAAGACAGTTAATTTGAGAAAAAGGACTCCACTCATCATTGATAACATTCCAGTTGCAACAACATTTGCCATAATTGATAA TGACATTGTGATTGCTGATCCAACAAATGAGGAAGAAAGTATGGCCAGTGGAGTCCTGAGTATTGTCATTCAGGGAGACCAGTTAAGCTCTGTTCACAAACCAGGGGGAACACCGTTATTAGAAATGCAATTGCAGAACTGCATTTCTGCAGCAAAAGAAAGATCACAACTAGTGAACAATTTAATTTGTGCTGCAGTGGGTCAGTAA